In Silene latifolia isolate original U9 population chromosome X, ASM4854445v1, whole genome shotgun sequence, the following proteins share a genomic window:
- the LOC141617126 gene encoding putative disease resistance protein RGA3 — protein sequence MVGAAGSSILVTSRSKRTAKVVGNETMYELKGLSPENSWQLFEMTAFGAEGKHVDSPELVEVGKEIVKQCANVPLAIKVVEILLFSQDEINWQSFHDNGLGQINKGDNKIMSILKLMVEKMTVNEDVERWS from the coding sequence ATGGTAGGTGCTGCAGGAAGTAGCATTCTGGTAACTTCTCGTTCTAAAAGGACTGCCAAAGTGGTAGGAAATGAAACTATGTATGAGTTGAAAGGTTTGTCCCCTGAAAATTCGTGGCAATTGTTTGAGATGACGGCATTTGGAGCAGAAGGTAAGCATGTAGATTCGCCTGAACTAGTTGAGGTTGGTAAAGAAATTGTCAAACAATGTGCTAATGTTCCTCTGGCTATAAAGGTAGTCGAAATTCTGCTATTTAGCCAGGATGAAATTAATTGGCAATCCTTTCATGATAACGGGTTAGGCCAAATTAATAAAGGAGACAATAAGATTATGTCAATTTTAAAATTAATGGTGGAGAAGATGACTGTCAATGAAGATGTTGAAAGGTGGAGTTAG